From Desulfovibrio oxyclinae DSM 11498, the proteins below share one genomic window:
- a CDS encoding ABC transporter permease subunit yields the protein MSNTVVAEKGTQGGLAFFFTAGCDSFAESLKKSVLAALWFMFLTFPIMVIRVDTIENTIEWRWLNLALIGIGTFVLSFLWRWMLARKELNKGAAAKESSLERSLTLATSIPAAKWTLLACVAVVAVGFPHVAGMYQTNIMISCLTYIALGLGLNIVVGLAGLLDLGYVAFYAVGAYAYALANMHWGFGFWTILPIGALLGTLFGIMLGFPVLRLRGDYLAIVTLGFGEIIRLVLENWGDVTMGPSGIAGIDRPTFFGIEFGVMNSINYMYYIMLGLIVLTIFCVNRLQNSRIGRAWLALREDEIACQAMGIDKTKTKLMAFALGATWAGMAGVVFAAKTTFINPASFTFWESAIILSVVVIGGMGSIRGVIAGAIILILVPEYLRAFAEFRMLIFGATMVLVMVFRPQGLIRAKRKVYKYEKASVTGAANE from the coding sequence ATGAGCAACACCGTAGTGGCTGAAAAGGGGACGCAGGGCGGACTCGCCTTCTTCTTCACAGCCGGTTGCGACAGCTTTGCCGAGTCGCTCAAAAAGTCCGTGCTGGCGGCTTTGTGGTTCATGTTTCTCACTTTCCCCATCATGGTCATCCGTGTGGATACCATTGAGAACACCATCGAATGGCGCTGGCTGAACCTCGCGCTGATCGGAATCGGAACGTTCGTTCTGTCCTTTCTCTGGCGCTGGATGCTGGCCCGCAAGGAACTCAACAAGGGTGCCGCGGCCAAGGAAAGCTCGCTTGAGCGGTCGCTTACGCTGGCAACCTCGATTCCGGCAGCCAAATGGACCCTGTTGGCCTGTGTCGCCGTGGTCGCGGTCGGTTTTCCGCACGTGGCCGGGATGTATCAGACGAACATCATGATCTCCTGCCTGACCTACATCGCACTCGGGCTTGGTCTGAACATCGTCGTGGGACTGGCCGGTCTGCTGGACCTCGGCTATGTGGCCTTCTACGCCGTGGGTGCCTACGCTTACGCGCTGGCCAACATGCACTGGGGCTTTGGTTTCTGGACCATCCTCCCGATCGGCGCGCTCTTGGGCACGTTGTTCGGCATCATGCTCGGTTTCCCGGTTTTGCGTCTTCGTGGCGACTATCTGGCCATCGTGACGCTTGGATTCGGGGAAATCATCAGGCTGGTGCTTGAGAACTGGGGAGACGTCACCATGGGCCCCAGCGGAATCGCCGGGATCGACCGGCCCACGTTCTTCGGCATCGAATTCGGCGTGATGAACTCCATCAATTATATGTATTACATCATGCTCGGTCTGATTGTGCTGACCATCTTCTGCGTGAACCGGCTCCAGAACTCCCGAATAGGACGTGCCTGGCTGGCTTTGCGAGAGGATGAAATAGCCTGTCAGGCCATGGGCATCGACAAGACAAAGACCAAGCTCATGGCCTTTGCCCTCGGCGCCACTTGGGCGGGCATGGCCGGTGTGGTCTTTGCTGCCAAAACCACGTTCATCAACCCGGCCAGCTTCACCTTTTGGGAGTCGGCCATCATCCTGTCCGTGGTCGTCATCGGCGGCATGGGTTCCATCCGGGGCGTCATCGCCGGTGCCATCATCCTGATTCTGGTCCCCGAGTATCTCCGGGCCTTCGCCGAGTTCCGCATGTTGATTTTCGGCGCCACCATGGTTCTGGTCATGGTCTTCAGGCCGCAGGGACTCATCCGTGCCAAGCGCAAGGTGTATAAATATGAAAAAGCGTCTGTAACGGGAGCGGCAAATGAGTGA
- a CDS encoding branched-chain amino acid ABC transporter permease — MEYFLEIFFGGLTRGSIYALIALGYTMVYGIIELINFAHGEIYMIGAFTGLIIAGVLGAAGFPVPAILVLALLAAVIYSAAYGFTIEKIAYKPLRGAQRLSPLISAIGMSIFLQNYVMLAQTSDFLPFPSLIPEFHVPWIGHIISSAELVIVLVTVLVCIGLTMFIKFTRLGKAMRATAQNRKMAMLVGINVDTVISATFVVGSSLAAVGGVLIASHIGQINYYIGFIAGIKAFTAAVLGGIGSVPGAMLGALILGQTEAFATGYVSSDYEDVFAFALLVLILIFRPAGIMGKEPVQKV, encoded by the coding sequence ATGGAATATTTCCTTGAGATTTTCTTCGGCGGATTGACCCGGGGGAGCATCTACGCGCTTATCGCGCTCGGGTACACGATGGTCTACGGCATCATCGAGCTCATCAACTTCGCCCATGGCGAGATCTACATGATAGGCGCCTTCACCGGCCTTATTATCGCCGGGGTGCTGGGCGCGGCGGGCTTTCCCGTTCCCGCTATTCTGGTGCTGGCACTGTTGGCAGCGGTCATATATTCGGCCGCATACGGATTCACCATCGAGAAGATCGCATACAAACCGCTCCGCGGCGCCCAGCGGCTTTCTCCGCTGATATCCGCAATCGGCATGTCGATCTTCCTGCAGAACTACGTCATGCTGGCCCAGACCTCGGACTTTCTGCCGTTCCCCAGCCTGATCCCTGAATTTCACGTTCCCTGGATTGGACACATCATCAGCAGCGCGGAACTGGTTATCGTGCTGGTCACGGTGCTGGTCTGCATCGGGCTGACGATGTTCATCAAATTCACCAGACTGGGCAAGGCCATGCGCGCCACCGCGCAGAACCGCAAAATGGCCATGCTGGTGGGCATCAACGTGGACACCGTCATTTCGGCAACCTTCGTGGTTGGGTCCAGCCTTGCCGCCGTCGGCGGCGTGCTCATCGCCTCGCACATCGGGCAGATCAACTACTACATCGGCTTCATCGCGGGCATCAAGGCGTTCACCGCCGCAGTGCTTGGCGGCATCGGAAGCGTCCCGGGCGCCATGCTCGGCGCGCTCATCCTCGGGCAGACCGAGGCCTTTGCCACCGGTTACGTCTCCTCGGATTACGAGGACGTGTTCGCGTTCGCCCTCCTGGTGCTTATCCTGATTTTCCGCCCCGCCGGAATCATGGGTAAGGAGCCGGTGCAGAAAGTGTAA
- a CDS encoding branched-chain amino acid ABC transporter substrate-binding protein, translated as MRGHWKLFALVVALVALFATGCGEGKKEEAAQAKKLVLGVAGAHSGDLASYGLPTVNAAKLVAKKINAEGGVLGMQVEVMAQDDQCKPEMATNAATKLLSEDVKIVLGHICSGATKAALEIYKDGNIVCMSPSATNPPLTQSGNYPNFFRTIASDDAQASLEVDFAKKLGLKNIAVIHDKGDYGKGFASFCQQFIEEEDGMSVALFEGVTPGAVDYSAVVQKIKNSGADGVIFGGYHPEASKIVTSMRKKNIEVPFLSDDGVKDETFIKVAGEYAEGVYATGPRDISGNPLYSVAESAHKEEFGSDPGAFYYQAYAAAQALLNAVEKAGAVDYDKIVEALRTEYVETPLGKIKFDDRGDAEGVGFSMYQVKDGQYVEITE; from the coding sequence ATGAGAGGACACTGGAAGCTTTTCGCGCTGGTTGTCGCGCTCGTTGCGTTGTTTGCAACGGGTTGCGGCGAAGGTAAAAAGGAAGAGGCCGCCCAGGCCAAGAAACTCGTGCTCGGCGTTGCCGGAGCGCACAGCGGCGACCTCGCGTCTTACGGCCTGCCCACCGTGAACGCCGCCAAGCTCGTGGCCAAGAAGATCAATGCGGAGGGCGGTGTCCTCGGTATGCAGGTCGAGGTCATGGCTCAGGACGACCAGTGCAAGCCCGAAATGGCCACCAACGCGGCGACCAAGCTGCTGTCCGAGGACGTGAAGATCGTGCTCGGTCACATCTGCTCCGGCGCCACCAAGGCCGCTCTGGAAATTTACAAGGACGGCAACATCGTCTGCATGTCGCCTTCCGCCACCAACCCGCCGCTGACGCAGAGCGGCAACTACCCGAACTTCTTCCGCACCATCGCATCCGATGACGCCCAGGCCAGCCTGGAAGTCGATTTTGCCAAGAAGCTCGGCCTGAAGAACATTGCCGTCATCCACGACAAGGGTGACTACGGCAAGGGCTTCGCCTCCTTCTGCCAGCAGTTCATCGAAGAAGAGGACGGCATGAGCGTCGCCCTGTTCGAAGGCGTCACTCCCGGTGCCGTGGACTACTCTGCAGTTGTCCAGAAAATCAAAAATTCCGGCGCTGACGGCGTCATTTTTGGTGGCTACCACCCCGAAGCTTCCAAGATCGTCACTTCCATGCGCAAGAAGAACATCGAAGTTCCCTTCCTGTCCGACGACGGCGTGAAGGACGAAACCTTCATCAAGGTCGCCGGCGAATACGCCGAGGGCGTTTACGCCACCGGTCCCCGCGACATTTCCGGAAATCCGCTCTACAGCGTTGCCGAATCCGCCCACAAGGAAGAGTTCGGCAGCGATCCCGGCGCATTCTACTATCAGGCCTATGCAGCCGCTCAGGCACTGCTGAACGCCGTTGAGAAGGCCGGAGCCGTGGACTACGACAAGATCGTTGAAGCCCTGCGCACCGAGTACGTGGAAACCCCGCTCGGCAAGATCAAGTTCGACGACCGCGGCGATGCCGAAGGCGTCGGCTTTTCCATGTATCAGGTCAAGGATGGCCAGTACGTGGAAATCACCGAGTAG
- a CDS encoding tetratricopeptide repeat protein, translated as MTLDSVFGRKTVLTVSFVVLAGVFAASVGYRMLNPKLEKRMERRGGMAPGMTAGMPAEDMAGLKATMKLLEEEPENFKALKELGSAFMMMQAWERAVPFLERANKVRPDDREVLMSLGIVRFQQKRYHDAAAVYEGLLEKHPQDALVNFNLGIIYKHFLDKPDAAADLFRTAIQNAGDDKDMVERATKELESIGH; from the coding sequence ATGACGCTTGATTCCGTATTCGGCCGCAAGACGGTCCTGACAGTGAGTTTCGTGGTTCTGGCCGGGGTGTTTGCGGCCTCTGTGGGCTATCGTATGCTCAACCCCAAGCTGGAAAAACGCATGGAACGTCGCGGCGGAATGGCCCCGGGCATGACTGCAGGAATGCCTGCGGAGGACATGGCGGGGCTCAAGGCCACCATGAAGCTCCTTGAAGAAGAGCCCGAGAACTTCAAGGCCCTCAAGGAACTCGGAAGCGCCTTCATGATGATGCAGGCGTGGGAGCGTGCCGTTCCGTTTCTTGAACGCGCCAACAAAGTGCGTCCCGATGATCGTGAGGTGCTCATGAGTCTTGGCATCGTCCGTTTCCAGCAAAAGCGCTACCATGACGCCGCCGCCGTGTATGAAGGCCTTCTTGAGAAGCACCCGCAGGATGCGTTGGTGAACTTCAATCTGGGCATCATCTACAAGCATTTTCTGGACAAGCCCGACGCGGCTGCCGACCTGTTCCGCACTGCCATCCAGAATGCAGGGGACGATAAGGATATGGTCGAGCGCGCCACCAAGGAGCTTGAGAGCATAGGACACTAG
- a CDS encoding CcmD family protein, producing the protein MSAETYLFIANAMVWAGVAGYLAFLAARSNALTRRVRQLELMGEDDDA; encoded by the coding sequence ATGTCCGCCGAAACGTATCTTTTCATTGCCAATGCCATGGTCTGGGCCGGAGTTGCGGGATATCTCGCTTTTCTGGCGGCCCGTTCCAACGCTCTGACGCGACGCGTCCGCCAACTCGAACTGATGGGAGAAGACGATGACGCTTGA
- the ccsA gene encoding cytochrome c biogenesis protein CcsA codes for MKRTAVFAFLAGAFLLAHQAMIWFYAPYAQSGPVQKIFYIHLPCSWWALVSFLTVALAGLGYLLTRKDAFDRVAGAAAEIGVLLCTLSLATGSVWARAEWGHWWVWDPKLTTALIMWYVYAGYLVLRASPVGGERKALVCAVLGIVAFLDVPLVFFAAKLWGSAHPDGLAREGGGMAPKMWHTVFAGLIAFGFMWLTLLGVRIRQLALRARLDAMLVWDDQ; via the coding sequence ATGAAGAGGACCGCTGTATTCGCATTTCTCGCCGGGGCATTTCTGCTGGCGCATCAGGCAATGATCTGGTTTTACGCACCTTATGCCCAGTCCGGCCCGGTCCAGAAGATTTTCTACATTCACCTGCCGTGCTCGTGGTGGGCGCTGGTCAGCTTTCTGACTGTGGCGCTGGCCGGACTTGGTTATTTGCTGACACGCAAGGACGCGTTTGATCGCGTGGCGGGAGCCGCCGCAGAGATCGGCGTCCTGCTTTGCACCCTCTCGCTGGCTACCGGATCGGTCTGGGCGCGCGCTGAGTGGGGGCATTGGTGGGTATGGGACCCCAAGCTTACCACCGCACTCATCATGTGGTACGTCTACGCTGGTTATCTGGTCCTGCGCGCCTCGCCTGTGGGCGGTGAACGAAAGGCTCTCGTCTGCGCCGTGCTCGGTATCGTGGCATTTCTGGATGTACCGCTTGTTTTCTTTGCGGCAAAACTTTGGGGCAGCGCGCATCCTGACGGGCTCGCTCGCGAGGGTGGCGGAATGGCACCCAAGATGTGGCACACCGTCTTCGCCGGGCTGATCGCCTTCGGATTCATGTGGCTGACTCTTCTGGGAGTCCGTATCAGACAGCTTGCCCTGCGGGCTCGCCTCGACGCGATGCTCGTATGGGATGATCAATAA
- a CDS encoding heme exporter protein CcmB — MLKRAMLIAGKDLRLSVGGGQGPVQAVLLGLILIFLFSLSKPLGGAITAQAAGAIFWLASSFCLVLVFNDLFSIEEAEGARLGILSSPVPIHSVWIGKGLAGLSLLILSQLVFFPATVAFLGQDVNGPAWLFFAALAGADVGLCVLGALLGALSQGQTARESLLSVIVFPLLLPVLLAGITLFAAAFSGQGVDEAMDWMGLVLAFDALFAGAGLFLFPFVYGAED, encoded by the coding sequence ATGCTGAAACGCGCCATGCTCATCGCGGGCAAGGACCTGCGCCTCTCTGTGGGAGGAGGACAGGGACCGGTTCAGGCCGTCCTGCTGGGCCTGATCCTCATATTCCTTTTCAGCCTGTCCAAGCCGCTTGGGGGAGCCATCACCGCGCAGGCCGCCGGAGCCATCTTCTGGCTGGCTTCGTCCTTCTGCCTCGTGCTTGTTTTCAACGACCTGTTCAGTATTGAAGAAGCCGAAGGGGCGAGGCTGGGGATTCTCTCTTCGCCGGTGCCCATTCATTCGGTCTGGATTGGAAAGGGACTGGCCGGACTGAGCCTGCTGATTCTTTCTCAGCTGGTGTTCTTCCCGGCGACCGTGGCCTTTCTCGGGCAGGACGTGAACGGTCCGGCGTGGCTGTTTTTTGCGGCGCTTGCCGGTGCTGATGTGGGGCTTTGCGTTCTGGGTGCGCTCCTTGGTGCCTTGTCGCAGGGCCAGACCGCTCGTGAATCGCTTCTTTCCGTCATAGTCTTTCCGTTGCTTCTGCCAGTGTTGCTGGCCGGCATCACGCTCTTTGCCGCGGCATTTTCCGGGCAGGGCGTGGATGAAGCCATGGACTGGATGGGACTGGTGCTTGCGTTCGATGCGCTGTTTGCCGGGGCCGGGCTTTTTCTGTTCCCGTTCGTATACGGAGCCGAGGATTAA
- a CDS encoding ABC transporter ATP-binding protein, whose amino-acid sequence MSGDVVLRVGKAAKFFGRKLVFKNVSCELKRGEILLLAGRNGAGKSTLMKIMAGLGRASAGKVELLVEPEKSAYLGHETFIYPGMTAAANLRFWAGMYGVDANERAVAAVLERVGLSRVAEEKAGGFSRGMSQRLNLARVFLVEPELVFLDEPGTGLDFRSLDMMRREIDAFRDRGTAVVWISHHVHEDRNIADKVLALGGRKVEYFGPAADYEPEGPTC is encoded by the coding sequence ATGTCCGGCGACGTGGTTCTCAGGGTGGGCAAGGCCGCCAAATTCTTTGGACGCAAGCTGGTCTTCAAAAACGTGTCGTGCGAGCTGAAACGCGGGGAGATTCTTCTCCTCGCGGGCCGCAACGGCGCGGGAAAGAGTACGCTCATGAAGATCATGGCCGGGCTGGGACGCGCAAGCGCCGGCAAGGTCGAACTGCTTGTCGAGCCGGAGAAGAGCGCCTACCTGGGACATGAAACCTTCATCTACCCGGGCATGACTGCCGCGGCCAACCTTCGCTTCTGGGCCGGAATGTACGGCGTGGATGCGAATGAGCGGGCAGTTGCCGCCGTTCTGGAGCGTGTGGGGCTTTCACGCGTTGCAGAAGAAAAGGCTGGCGGATTCTCCCGGGGCATGTCGCAGCGGCTGAATCTGGCGCGCGTGTTTCTGGTCGAACCGGAACTCGTCTTTTTGGACGAGCCCGGCACCGGACTGGATTTTCGGTCGCTGGACATGATGCGTCGCGAGATTGATGCGTTTCGTGATCGTGGAACCGCCGTGGTCTGGATCAGCCATCATGTGCACGAGGACCGTAACATCGCCGACAAGGTGCTGGCGCTGGGCGGCCGCAAGGTCGAGTATTTCGGACCCGCCGCGGATTACGAACCGGAGGGGCCGACATGCTGA
- a CDS encoding heme lyase CcmF/NrfE family subunit: protein MHLTAYGVLLAGLLLSLFAAAWAARSAWKDTGEGLRAVEFGSFGAAACVVTSSAILLAALMARDYSFLYVYENVDETLNFIYTITGFWGGRAGSLLFWELIIAVCGVLFAFSPKYKALEDRTKLFFWVFFMMFQAFFLLLLTCWSNPFIKLVPTPLDGRGLNPLLRNPGMIFHPPLLFLGFALYTVPGCAALAAYIAGEPKSWVKLTRNWNILAWVFLTAGIVLGGWWSYMELGWGGYWAWDPVENASLIPWFAGTAFLHTAVIEARRGALQRTNVVLISLTLLLCVFSTYLTRSGVIESLHTFGKSPVAIPLVIGMVVQAVLTGLVVLLGEKHVTRSLSDLASRQGLLVACTWFLLALGLVVTLGTMWPVISQIWSDQTMGLGPDFYNRVTLPFFSLLVLMFAVCPWLGWKGGMRDLKGFVAVCIIFAVSAVAIYAMGYDKPLPVFAAASSVAAIGSVVLLFVFSPAMRRNATSWGQYGIHLGVAMMALGIAFSGPYKAEAEVTLAEGQTMRIEGYNITYLDHVQDETKELSARLTARLKVEKGGELVDIMHPEKRIYRSYPGQQFAEVAVVPSLGEELYATVLGLTKQGEVSFKISVNPLVNWVWIGGTVMCIMGLALYRREKGTV from the coding sequence ATGCATCTGACAGCCTACGGCGTCCTGCTCGCAGGATTGCTACTTTCACTCTTCGCCGCTGCATGGGCAGCCAGATCGGCCTGGAAAGACACAGGAGAAGGACTCCGTGCCGTGGAGTTCGGCAGCTTCGGAGCCGCCGCCTGCGTGGTCACGTCTTCGGCAATCCTGCTTGCCGCCCTCATGGCGCGGGACTATTCGTTCCTCTACGTCTATGAAAATGTGGATGAGACCCTCAACTTCATCTACACCATCACGGGATTCTGGGGCGGACGAGCCGGGTCGCTTCTTTTCTGGGAGCTGATCATCGCCGTGTGCGGCGTACTTTTCGCCTTTTCCCCGAAATACAAGGCCCTTGAAGATCGCACCAAGCTGTTCTTCTGGGTCTTTTTCATGATGTTTCAAGCATTTTTCCTGCTCCTGCTCACCTGCTGGAGCAACCCGTTCATCAAGCTCGTGCCCACGCCGCTTGACGGTCGCGGTCTCAACCCGCTGCTGCGCAACCCGGGCATGATCTTCCACCCGCCCCTTCTGTTCCTCGGCTTCGCCCTCTACACCGTCCCCGGATGCGCGGCTCTGGCTGCCTACATCGCGGGCGAACCCAAGAGCTGGGTGAAGCTGACCCGCAACTGGAACATCCTTGCGTGGGTCTTCCTCACCGCCGGTATCGTGCTCGGCGGCTGGTGGTCCTACATGGAATTGGGCTGGGGCGGCTACTGGGCATGGGACCCGGTCGAAAACGCTTCTCTGATCCCTTGGTTTGCCGGAACGGCCTTCCTGCATACCGCAGTCATCGAAGCCCGGCGCGGCGCTCTGCAACGCACCAACGTCGTGCTCATTTCGCTCACGCTGTTGCTTTGCGTGTTCAGTACCTACCTGACCCGAAGCGGGGTCATCGAGTCGCTGCACACCTTCGGCAAGAGCCCCGTGGCGATCCCGCTGGTCATCGGCATGGTCGTTCAGGCTGTATTGACGGGGCTGGTCGTCCTGCTCGGAGAAAAGCACGTGACCCGTTCCCTGAGTGATCTTGCCAGCAGGCAGGGGTTGCTCGTGGCCTGTACGTGGTTCCTGCTGGCACTCGGACTGGTCGTAACACTTGGCACCATGTGGCCCGTGATCAGCCAGATTTGGAGCGACCAGACCATGGGGCTCGGACCTGATTTCTACAACCGGGTGACCCTGCCGTTCTTCAGCCTGCTCGTGCTCATGTTCGCCGTGTGTCCCTGGCTCGGCTGGAAGGGCGGCATGCGCGACCTGAAAGGGTTCGTTGCCGTCTGCATCATCTTCGCGGTTTCCGCGGTGGCAATTTACGCCATGGGATACGACAAGCCTCTTCCGGTGTTCGCGGCGGCCTCTTCCGTGGCGGCCATCGGCAGTGTGGTGCTCCTGTTCGTGTTCTCTCCGGCCATGCGTCGCAATGCGACCTCGTGGGGGCAATACGGAATTCATCTGGGTGTAGCCATGATGGCCCTTGGAATAGCCTTCTCCGGACCGTACAAAGCCGAGGCCGAGGTGACCCTTGCGGAAGGGCAGACCATGCGCATCGAGGGATATAACATTACCTACCTTGACCACGTGCAGGACGAGACCAAGGAACTCAGCGCGCGGCTCACGGCTCGACTCAAGGTCGAGAAGGGCGGCGAGCTGGTCGATATCATGCACCCTGAAAAGCGGATCTACCGTAGTTATCCCGGACAGCAGTTCGCGGAGGTGGCGGTTGTTCCGTCCCTTGGCGAGGAGCTTTACGCCACCGTGCTCGGTCTGACCAAGCAGGGTGAGGTGAGCTTCAAGATCAGCGTCAATCCGCTCGTGAACTGGGTGTGGATCGGCGGGACCGTGATGTGCATCATGGGGCTGGCTTTATATCGTCGCGAAAAGGGGACCGTCTAG
- a CDS encoding cytochrome c maturation protein CcmE: MAKKNSKAVYLAAIFLFLGGFGYLVYSGLTEDSVYFLNVNEALAADSSQLEHARLFGKVAMENVDRDGGIGVSFDLLDKLEPGRAVRVEYSGSIPDTFEPGVEVIVEGGMNHQKNVFEARTLVTKCPSKYKEQSESMDENA, from the coding sequence ATGGCGAAGAAGAACTCCAAAGCCGTGTATCTCGCGGCCATATTCCTCTTTCTGGGCGGGTTCGGTTACCTTGTGTACTCCGGGCTCACCGAGGATTCAGTGTACTTCCTCAACGTGAATGAGGCCCTCGCGGCCGACAGCTCCCAGTTGGAGCACGCGCGCCTGTTCGGCAAGGTCGCCATGGAAAACGTTGATCGCGACGGCGGCATAGGCGTCTCCTTTGACCTGCTGGACAAGCTGGAACCGGGTCGGGCCGTGCGTGTGGAATATAGCGGCTCCATCCCCGACACGTTCGAGCCGGGCGTGGAAGTCATCGTGGAAGGCGGCATGAATCACCAGAAAAACGTGTTTGAAGCACGTACGCTGGTGACCAAATGCCCCTCGAAATACAAAGAGCAGAGTGAATCAATGGACGAGAACGCCTAA
- a CDS encoding hemolysin family protein, whose product MLELIIAVGVATLVSAYCSVAEAALYSLPPSAIEKLKKEKRKGADLLERLRINVEEPITAILTLNTVAHTAGAAVAGWAWGNVYGEDTLWLFTIAFTVFILILSEILPKTIGVDYNERIAPLLARPLSGLIWILKPVIWFCGAMARLVRRRDGTPGHTEDDIRAIVSLTRRSGTIKAYEEVSIRNILSLDMKTVEQIMTPRTVVFSLPADMTVDEARESQPSWPHSRIPVYDDNPEDIVGVVYRRQVFEALANDENDRVLADMMKPVRFVLETLTLDKLLVQFLGSRVHLYVVLDEYGGVAGVVTLEDVLEEILGSEIVDETDQVVDMRELARARRDELTRRDEPKKKSKKQDGKK is encoded by the coding sequence ATGCTGGAACTGATAATTGCCGTCGGGGTGGCCACTCTCGTCTCCGCCTATTGCTCCGTTGCGGAGGCAGCCCTCTATTCGCTCCCCCCGAGCGCCATAGAAAAGCTCAAAAAGGAAAAACGCAAAGGCGCCGACCTTCTGGAGCGCCTGCGCATCAACGTCGAAGAGCCGATTACGGCGATTCTGACCCTTAACACCGTGGCCCATACGGCGGGTGCCGCCGTAGCAGGCTGGGCATGGGGAAACGTCTACGGAGAGGACACTCTCTGGCTGTTCACCATTGCCTTCACGGTTTTCATACTTATTCTGTCAGAAATACTTCCAAAGACGATCGGAGTCGATTACAACGAGCGCATCGCGCCGCTTCTGGCTCGTCCGTTAAGCGGGCTCATATGGATTCTGAAGCCGGTTATCTGGTTCTGCGGAGCCATGGCGAGGCTTGTCAGGAGGCGTGACGGCACCCCCGGTCACACCGAGGATGACATCAGGGCCATAGTCAGCCTGACGCGTCGCTCCGGGACCATCAAGGCGTACGAGGAGGTTTCCATACGAAACATCCTCTCGCTGGACATGAAGACGGTGGAACAGATCATGACGCCGCGAACTGTGGTTTTTTCCCTGCCGGCGGACATGACTGTCGATGAGGCCCGCGAGTCGCAGCCTTCGTGGCCGCACAGCCGCATCCCGGTGTATGACGACAACCCTGAGGACATCGTGGGCGTCGTGTATCGGAGGCAGGTGTTCGAGGCGCTGGCCAACGACGAGAACGACAGGGTTCTGGCCGACATGATGAAGCCGGTACGCTTCGTGCTTGAAACCCTGACGTTGGACAAGCTGCTGGTGCAGTTTCTTGGCAGCAGGGTGCATCTTTACGTGGTGCTGGACGAATACGGCGGCGTCGCCGGGGTTGTCACGCTTGAAGACGTGCTTGAAGAAATACTCGGCAGCGAGATCGTGGACGAGACGGATCAGGTCGTGGACATGCGAGAACTGGCCCGCGCGCGCCGCGATGAACTGACTCGCCGGGACGAGCCGAAAAAGAAGAGCAAAAAACAGGACGGAAAGAAATAA
- a CDS encoding glycosyltransferase family 9 protein, with product MIRNGEKQGDTAVVVRLGHLGDVVLATGVLDWWKRTRNLSFVFITRPGNADVLEEHPAVKEIVEVEPSGMSLRAWIAQCKQLSRHFHGLPLIDLHGVLRTRVLAQCWRGRVFRYPKKGILRRLYGTTRMRLFARALEQTNVPQRYAMALDKVPPGRIELLPKIHLNDGDRYAALGALKDIDGTPLVALHPYATHPAKQWPAEYWEELASQLDLAGINWVCIGRNDVPLFSETPRDLTNTTGLRQTCAVLERADVLVTNDSGPMHLAAGVRTPVVALFGPTAPAWGFYPAGRNDMVLERPLKCRPCSLHGKRGCTNGLECLASITPHEAMVAIQNILTA from the coding sequence ATGATTCGGAACGGGGAAAAACAGGGAGATACGGCGGTTGTCGTACGGCTTGGCCACCTCGGGGACGTGGTGCTTGCCACCGGCGTGCTCGACTGGTGGAAACGCACGCGCAATCTGTCCTTCGTTTTCATCACCCGTCCCGGCAATGCCGACGTGCTGGAGGAGCACCCTGCGGTAAAAGAAATTGTCGAAGTGGAGCCGTCAGGCATGAGCCTGCGGGCCTGGATCGCCCAGTGCAAGCAACTCTCCCGCCATTTTCACGGCCTGCCCCTGATCGACCTGCATGGCGTGCTCCGTACCCGCGTCCTCGCCCAGTGCTGGCGCGGAAGGGTCTTTCGATACCCCAAGAAAGGGATACTGCGCAGGCTTTACGGCACAACCCGCATGAGACTGTTCGCCCGTGCACTGGAACAGACCAACGTGCCCCAGCGGTATGCCATGGCGCTGGACAAGGTCCCCCCCGGAAGAATCGAGCTGCTCCCGAAAATCCACCTGAACGACGGCGACAGGTACGCCGCGCTCGGCGCACTCAAGGATATTGACGGAACGCCGCTGGTGGCGCTTCACCCCTACGCGACACATCCCGCCAAGCAGTGGCCTGCGGAATACTGGGAAGAGCTGGCGAGCCAACTGGATCTGGCCGGGATCAACTGGGTCTGCATCGGCCGCAACGACGTCCCGCTCTTTTCCGAGACTCCGCGCGATCTCACCAACACGACCGGACTGCGCCAGACCTGCGCCGTGCTGGAACGGGCCGACGTCCTCGTGACCAACGACTCAGGCCCCATGCATCTCGCCGCCGGCGTGCGCACCCCGGTGGTCGCACTCTTCGGCCCCACCGCTCCGGCATGGGGGTTTTATCCCGCCGGACGCAATGACATGGTGTTGGAGCGTCCCCTCAAATGCCGTCCATGCTCGCTGCATGGCAAACGCGGCTGCACCAACGGTCTTGAATGCCTCGCCTCCATCACCCCACACGAGGCCATGGTCGCGATTCAGAACATCCTTACCGCCTGA